One Hydrogenobaculum sp. 3684 genomic window, AATATAGCCTCTTGGGCTTTTCTTAGCTTAGCGGCAGAAACCACCTTCATGGCGTTTGTAATACGCATCGTATTTTTTATACCAGCAATCTTACTCTTTATATCCCTTGGTGATAATTTTGGCATAAGTATTCCACCTCTTAAAAGTTTAATGTATATTATATCATTCTTAGTGTTATTTTGCCATTTTTTACTTCCAATATCTTATTTTTAGATAGTCTTATTTGTTTAGCGTTTTCCAAAAGCTTTAAAACCAATTCTGTTTTCTGGAACGTTTTTGTGCCAAAGGTTTTTCTTACAATGCGTCTTTGTATAGCTCTTGGCTCTTGTTTTAGGCTTTTAACATCAAAAACATCTATATTTTTTATAACATGCTCTGTATAATCTTCCAAAAAAGCCTCTTCATCTTGAAGGATTATAGACTCTTGGAGTACTGTAGATAAAAAATTTGGGTTTATCTTTTTTAAAATGGGTATTACTTTGTGCCTTATGAGGTTTCTTGATATAGTCTCATCGTAGTTTGTATAATCTTCTTTCCAATTCAAGTGTTGCTCTTTTGCAAAAGCTCTAATCTCATCTTTTGTGGCGGTGATAAGTGGTCTTATTATATTTTCTTTATAAGCCTTAAAACCAGATAGACCTTTTAGTCCTCCTCCTCTTACAAACCAAAGTATCATTGTTTCTGCCAAATCATCAAGATGATGGGCTGTAGCTATCTTATTGTAGCCTTCTTTTTTTGAAGTTTTTTGTAGAAACTCATAGCGCTTTTTACGGGCGTTTTCTTCTATATTGCCTTTTAAAGATTTTATATCAAATCTCTCTACATATATAGGTATTTTTAGGCTTTTAGCAAAATCTATACAAAAAGCCTCATCTTCATCAGCATCTTCTCTTAAATGGTGGTTAAAATGAGCCAGTCCAATCTCAATACCAAGAACGTCTTTTAGCTTAAAAAGAAGATAAGATAGCACCACAGAATCTACACCACCAGAAAAACCAATGAGTATTTTATCGCCTTTTTCTATCAGATTAAAAAGATTGTTGGCTTCAAAAATCTTTCTTGCAAGGTTCATTATGTGTATTGTCTTTGGCCAAAGAGATATGTGCCTATTCTTACTATTGTGGCACCTTCTTCTATAGCTACTTCAAAATCATGGGACATGCCCATAGATAGTTCAGGTAGTTTTATATTAAATGTCTTTTCTAAATCTTCTTTTAAGTTTCTTAACTTTGCAAAAAAAGGACGTACTTTTTCTGTATCTTCAAAATAAGGTGGTATACACATAAGCCCTTTTAAGTTTATGTTTGGTTTTGAAAGCGTGTACTCTGTTAGCTCTTTAAGGTGATTTTCTTCTACACCAGATTTTGAACTCTCTTGTCCTACGTTTACTTCTATAAGAATATCAATATGCTCCATTCGTTTTGAAATCTCATCCACAAGGGCTTTTCTATCCACTGAGTGTATAAGTTTTACTTTATTTTTTAAATATTTTACCTTGTTGGTTTGAAGCGCTCCTATAAAATGCCATTCTATATCAAGATCTTTTAAAGCTTCGTATTTTCTTAAAAACTCTTGGACTTTGTTTTCTCCAAAAAGCCTAATACCAAGGCTGTAAGCTTCTTTTAAAACATCCTCAGGTACCGTTTTTGTAACAGCCAAAAGCTTTATGTCTTCTTTTTTCCTATGCGCTTTCAAAGCAGTTTTTTCTATCTTGGTATAAACCTCTTCAATACGCTCTTTTAGCATATTACTTAAATATACTACCCAATAACCTTGCTATAAGCTCCAAAGAGTTTTGATTTAGCACCACCATCAAAGCTCCCAAAAAGAAAATCCACATTTTTAGGACTTTTATCTCTCCTTTTAGCTCTTGTCTTAGTGATTCAATCTTACCATTTAGCTCCTGCCTTACAGTCTCTATTTCCTGCCTTACAAGCAGTATATCCTCTTTTGTAGCTAACTCTTTTCTTAGCTCATCCCTTAATTCTATCTTTCTTTTTTTAGTTTCTTCTACTACACGTTCATCTAAGTGGTTTATTGTATCTTCAATTATTTTTGCAATCTCTACAGCCTTTTCTTTACCAACGCTTTCTTCTATCTTATTGTAAAGCTCTATCGGGATGTTGGCCATAAATCTCCTCTTTCATTTAAATATACTACCCAATAACCTTGCTATAAGCTCCAAAGAGTTTTGATTTAGCACCACCATCAAAGCTCCCAAAAAGAAAATCCACATTTTTAGGACTTTTATCTCTCCTTTTACTTCTTGCCTTAGTGCTTCTATCTCTCCTTTTAGCTCTTGCCTTAGCGCTTCAATCTCTCCTTTTAGCTCCTCTCTTACAGCCTCTATCTTACCTTTTAGCTCCTGCCTTATAGTTTCCATCTCCTGTCTTACAGTCTCTATCTCTTGTCTTACAAGCAGTATATCCTCTTTTGTAGCTAACTCTTTTCTTAGCTCATCCCTTAATTCTATCTTTCTTTTTTTAGTTTCTTCTACTACTTTTTCTTCTAAATAGTCTTGGGTATTTTCAATAAGTTCTGCAATTTCAATGGCAGTCTCTTTACCAAACTTTTCTACCAACTTATCGTAAATAGCCATCGGTATGTTTATACCCATTTATTTCCTCCAATAATAATATAACACCTTGTTGGGTTTCAGACAGTATAATATTTTTATGGAAGATGTAAGATTAGAAATCCTAAAAAATGAAAAAGTGGGAATGCATACATATTTGATGGTGCTAAAGCTAAACCATAGCTACGATATAAAACCAGGGCATTTTGTTATGATAAAACCAAACGATAGTTTTGATCCTTTAAACAGAAGGGCTTTCGCCATAGCAGATGTAGAAGAAGATGCTATTTATATATACTACGATGTAGTAGGAAAAGGAACAGCTGTTATGAGCACTTTGAGGAAAGGGGAGTTTGTGGATGTACTGATGCCTCTTGGAAACGGGCTTTTTGAAGCCTCAAGGGATAAGTTAAACGTTGTTTTGGCTGGTGGTATTGGTATATCTGGGGTTAGTTTGTTTTGTAGGCTTTTAAAAGAAAAAAACTTAAATTTTAAAGTATACTACGGAGCAAGGTCAAAGGAATATCTTGTTATGCTTGATTGGTTTTCAAAATACTCTATTCCTATAGAGGTTTACACAGACGATGGGAGTTTTGGTAAAAAAGGTTTTGTGACGGATGCTCTAAAGAATATAGATAGTGCGAATATCTATGCCTGTGGTCCTAGTCCTATGTTAAAAGCCGTTCAAAACATTTCAAAACAAAAAGGGTTTGATGCTTATCTTTCTTTGGAAAATCCTATGGCTTGCGGATATGGGGTTTGTCTTGGGTGTGTGGTAAAAACCAGCGATGGTTATGTGAGGACTTGCGTAGAAGGTCCTGTTTTTAAAAGCGATGAAATAATACTTTAAGAGGTGGTTTATGGTGTTTAATTATTACATGCCTGTGGATATACATTTTGGATACGGCAGTTTGTCAAAAGTAGGTGAAGTGGCAAGAAGGTTTGGTTTTAAAGGGCTCATTGTAACAGGTAAGTCTTCTAAAAAGCATGGATATCTTGACAAGGTTATATCAAACCTCATTTTAAACAACATAAGAGATGTCATCATATACGATGAGATAGAACCAAATCCCACAGATATAAGCGTAAATAAAGGAGCAAGGATAGCTGCTGAAAACAAAGTAGATTTTATCATAGGTCTTGGGGGTGGTTCTATATTGGATGCGGCTAAAGCTATAGCTATAGTCTCTTCTAACGAAGGTTTTGCCTGGGAATACGTGTTTTACCCAGAAGGTCCAAAATCAATCCCCTATTACACAAGACCTGTTATAGCTATACCAACCACTGCCGGTACTGGCTCTGAAGTAAACAAATACTCTGTAATATCAAATCCCAATAGAAAAGAAAAGCTTGCAATAGCCCATTCTCTAAACTATCCAAAGGTGGCTATAGTAGACCCAGAACTTACCATGAGTATGGATAAAGATCTTACCGCCACCACAGGTATGGATGCTTTTTACCATGCTTTAGAATCTTATACCAACAGACTAAATAACCGCATTGCAGAAGACTTGGATGTCGTAGCTTTAAAGCTTATACTAAAATGGCTTGAAATAGCCTATGAAGATGGCACCAACAAAGAAGCTAGAGAAAACATGAGCTACGGGGCTATGCTTGCAGGTATAGCTATAGATCAAAAAAGGGCTGGTATTATCCACGCTATGGAGCATCCTATATCTGGTAGATATCCGCAAGTAGCCCATGCAAAAGGCTTATCGGCTTTAGGATATTATGTGACCCTTTACAACATAAAAAGAGCACCGGAAAAATATAGAAAACTTGCCCTAGAGCTCGGTTTAAAAGATGAGTATCATCTTCTTGAAACGCTCAAAAACCTTACTAAAAGGCTAAATCTTCCTCTTAGCCTCAAAGACCTTGGTATAGTCCCAGATGAAGATCTTCCTCGCATTCTTGCAGAGGATGTGTACTTTACCGGTAGAAACGCTTTTAATATAAATCCCGCTGAGATTACAGAAAAAGAGGTAGAGCTTATATACAAAGCTTCCTTGTTTGAAGATGAAAGCCTTGTGCCTTAGATATATGTATTTTTATTTGACGTATATGATGGGAAGCTTTCCTTTTGTGCATACGAGGTTGTAGATCTTTTTGTTTAAAGGTGGTGAGTTTTTATCGATTTTATAAACCATTCTCATCCTAATTTGTCCAGCTCCACCTAATGTGTATATTACGCTTTTTTTGCAGTTTACCTCTGTTAGTTCAAGCATACCATTCATAGGGGCTATGATGTTAGCTGCTTCTTCTGCACTTACAGAAGGCTTTTTGTGAAGGGTCTTGTAGGCTTCTTCGTTGGCTTTTTTGATACCTTGGAGTATAGCCTTAAATTTATCTTCTTTTACAAAAGAAAGCCATACCCTGTAGACACCATCTCCAAACTTGCCTTTACCTTTTGATATATAAACTCTGTAAGGGATTTTATTCTTTCCTACTTCGGAGATACTTTCTCCTATATACATATACTGAAGAGGTTTTGGCGGTTTTGCTTTAGTATAAGCCGTTATTCCATATGCGCTTTTTGGTATAGATACATCTGTATTTAGAGGTATTACCAAACCATAAGAAAATGAAAAAACCAACACACCAAATATAAAACCTATATATTTTTTCATA contains:
- the tilS gene encoding tRNA lysidine(34) synthetase TilS; translation: MNLARKIFEANNLFNLIEKGDKILIGFSGGVDSVVLSYLLFKLKDVLGIEIGLAHFNHHLREDADEDEAFCIDFAKSLKIPIYVERFDIKSLKGNIEENARKKRYEFLQKTSKKEGYNKIATAHHLDDLAETMILWFVRGGGLKGLSGFKAYKENIIRPLITATKDEIRAFAKEQHLNWKEDYTNYDETISRNLIRHKVIPILKKINPNFLSTVLQESIILQDEEAFLEDYTEHVIKNIDVFDVKSLKQEPRAIQRRIVRKTFGTKTFQKTELVLKLLENAKQIRLSKNKILEVKNGKITLRMI
- a CDS encoding YggS family pyridoxal phosphate-dependent enzyme, giving the protein MLKERIEEVYTKIEKTALKAHRKKEDIKLLAVTKTVPEDVLKEAYSLGIRLFGENKVQEFLRKYEALKDLDIEWHFIGALQTNKVKYLKNKVKLIHSVDRKALVDEISKRMEHIDILIEVNVGQESSKSGVEENHLKELTEYTLSKPNINLKGLMCIPPYFEDTEKVRPFFAKLRNLKEDLEKTFNIKLPELSMGMSHDFEVAIEEGATIVRIGTYLFGQRQYT
- a CDS encoding dihydroorotate dehydrogenase electron transfer subunit, yielding MEDVRLEILKNEKVGMHTYLMVLKLNHSYDIKPGHFVMIKPNDSFDPLNRRAFAIADVEEDAIYIYYDVVGKGTAVMSTLRKGEFVDVLMPLGNGLFEASRDKLNVVLAGGIGISGVSLFCRLLKEKNLNFKVYYGARSKEYLVMLDWFSKYSIPIEVYTDDGSFGKKGFVTDALKNIDSANIYACGPSPMLKAVQNISKQKGFDAYLSLENPMACGYGVCLGCVVKTSDGYVRTCVEGPVFKSDEIIL
- a CDS encoding iron-containing alcohol dehydrogenase, whose protein sequence is MVFNYYMPVDIHFGYGSLSKVGEVARRFGFKGLIVTGKSSKKHGYLDKVISNLILNNIRDVIIYDEIEPNPTDISVNKGARIAAENKVDFIIGLGGGSILDAAKAIAIVSSNEGFAWEYVFYPEGPKSIPYYTRPVIAIPTTAGTGSEVNKYSVISNPNRKEKLAIAHSLNYPKVAIVDPELTMSMDKDLTATTGMDAFYHALESYTNRLNNRIAEDLDVVALKLILKWLEIAYEDGTNKEARENMSYGAMLAGIAIDQKRAGIIHAMEHPISGRYPQVAHAKGLSALGYYVTLYNIKRAPEKYRKLALELGLKDEYHLLETLKNLTKRLNLPLSLKDLGIVPDEDLPRILAEDVYFTGRNAFNINPAEITEKEVELIYKASLFEDESLVP